In Streptococcus respiraculi, one DNA window encodes the following:
- the tsaB gene encoding tRNA (adenosine(37)-N6)-threonylcarbamoyltransferase complex dimerization subunit type 1 TsaB gives MKVLALDTSNQALAVALVENGRLQTEMTLAVKKNHSISLMPTIDFLMQSVGWQPSDVERIVVAQGPGSYTGLRIGVATAKTLAYTLGVDLVGISSLQVLVPKELDGVVVPVIDARRNHVYAGFYENGQAVKADVYLSFEVLLEEVKSYEHVTFVGEVEAFIEQIKEVLPKAHYQATLPSAYRLALDGEIEPASEVMTFEPRYLKRVEAEENWLKEHKEQNKESYIQRL, from the coding sequence GGCCTTGGTGGAAAATGGACGTTTGCAGACAGAAATGACCCTTGCAGTCAAGAAAAATCATAGTATCAGTTTAATGCCGACAATCGACTTTTTGATGCAGTCTGTAGGTTGGCAGCCGTCTGATGTGGAGCGCATTGTGGTAGCGCAGGGACCAGGATCTTACACAGGCTTGCGGATTGGGGTTGCGACAGCTAAAACCTTGGCCTATACGTTGGGGGTTGACTTGGTAGGGATTTCGAGCTTGCAGGTCTTGGTGCCAAAAGAGCTAGATGGAGTAGTAGTGCCAGTTATCGATGCTAGACGCAATCATGTCTATGCAGGATTTTATGAAAATGGGCAGGCGGTCAAAGCCGATGTCTATCTTTCTTTTGAAGTTTTGCTAGAAGAAGTGAAAAGCTATGAACATGTGACCTTTGTGGGCGAAGTAGAGGCTTTCATTGAACAGATAAAAGAAGTCTTGCCGAAAGCTCACTATCAAGCGACTTTACCGTCTGCGTATCGTCTTGCCTTGGACGGAGAAATTGAGCCAGCCAGCGAAGTGATGACCTTTGAACCACGCTATCTCAAGCGGGTTGAGGCAGAGGAAAATTGGCTCAAGGAGCACAAGGAACAAAATAAAGAAAGCTATATCCAGCGCCTATGA
- the rimI gene encoding ribosomal protein S18-alanine N-acetyltransferase → MIEVEEYQGQEELAPALYEILVDVYTISPWTKEQLAADIKRSEVVYYLAKEGQKLLGFLAVQEIVDELEILQIAVKKDAQGQGIAGRLLDCIESFDGAVFLEVRASNQRAKGLYERYGFEEIGRRKGYYHGPIEDAIVMKREKNER, encoded by the coding sequence ATGATTGAGGTTGAAGAATATCAAGGGCAGGAAGAACTAGCGCCAGCCCTCTATGAAATCTTGGTAGATGTCTATACCATCTCTCCTTGGACGAAAGAGCAGTTAGCAGCAGATATTAAGCGATCAGAAGTTGTCTATTATCTGGCAAAAGAGGGACAGAAGCTTCTTGGCTTTCTAGCTGTCCAAGAGATTGTAGATGAGTTGGAAATCTTGCAGATTGCCGTGAAAAAAGACGCCCAAGGTCAGGGCATTGCGGGGCGTTTGCTAGATTGTATCGAGTCTTTTGATGGTGCTGTATTTTTAGAGGTCAGGGCTTCCAATCAGCGTGCGAAAGGCTTATATGAGCGCTATGGATTTGAAGAAATTGGCAGGCGTAAGGGCTATTACCATGGGCCGATAGAAGATGCCATTGTGATGAAAAGAGAGAAAAATGAACGATAG
- the tsaD gene encoding tRNA (adenosine(37)-N6)-threonylcarbamoyltransferase complex transferase subunit TsaD: MNDRYILAIETSCDETSVAVLKNDAELLSNVIASQIESHKRFGGVVPEVASRHHVEVITVCIEEALQEAGLEAHDLTAVAVTYGPGLVGALLVGLSAAKAFAWANGLPLIPVNHMAGHLMAARQIKELEYPLLALLVSGGHTELVYVAGPGDYKIVGETRDDAVGEAYDKVGRVMGLPYPAGRVIDELAHQGADVYGFPRAMIKEDNLEFSFSGLKSAFINLYHNAEQRGETLSNEDLSASFQACVLDILMVKTKKALEKYPVKTLVVAGGVAANQGLRERLNQEITDVEVIIPPLRLCGDNAGMIALAAVSEWNKNNLASLDLNAKPSLAFDFL; this comes from the coding sequence ATGAACGATAGATATATCCTTGCGATTGAGACCTCTTGTGATGAGACCTCGGTTGCCGTATTAAAAAATGATGCAGAGCTCTTGTCCAATGTGATTGCTAGTCAAATTGAGAGCCACAAGCGTTTCGGTGGGGTAGTTCCTGAAGTGGCTAGCCGTCACCATGTTGAAGTGATCACAGTCTGCATTGAAGAAGCCTTGCAGGAGGCAGGGCTTGAAGCGCATGACCTGACGGCGGTTGCGGTGACTTATGGACCGGGCTTAGTCGGAGCGCTCCTAGTGGGCTTATCAGCCGCAAAAGCCTTTGCGTGGGCAAATGGTCTGCCCCTCATTCCTGTCAACCACATGGCAGGGCACCTAATGGCAGCACGACAAATCAAGGAATTAGAATACCCCTTACTGGCTTTATTAGTGTCGGGGGGGCATACGGAATTGGTCTATGTGGCAGGTCCAGGAGACTACAAGATTGTCGGTGAAACGCGTGATGATGCAGTCGGTGAGGCCTATGATAAGGTCGGTCGGGTCATGGGACTTCCCTATCCAGCGGGTCGTGTCATTGATGAACTCGCACATCAGGGAGCAGATGTCTATGGCTTTCCGCGTGCCATGATCAAAGAGGACAATCTGGAATTTTCGTTTTCAGGCTTGAAATCTGCCTTTATCAACCTCTATCACAATGCTGAGCAACGAGGGGAAACCTTGTCCAATGAAGACTTGTCCGCTTCTTTTCAAGCTTGTGTCCTTGATATCTTAATGGTAAAGACTAAGAAGGCGCTTGAAAAATATCCTGTCAAGACCTTGGTGGTTGCAGGGGGAGTAGCTGCTAATCAGGGCTTGCGCGAGCGTTTAAATCAGGAAATAACCGATGTTGAGGTCATTATCCCACCCTTGCGCCTCTGCGGTGATAATGCAGGCATGATTGCCTTAGCTGCGGTCAGCGAATGGAACAAGAACAACCTAGCGTCTCTGGATTTGAATGCCAAGCCGAGTCTGGCTTTTGATTTCTTGTAG
- a CDS encoding AzlC family ABC transporter permease has translation MEQSLVREGAIAAIPTVLGYASIGLACGIVSVNSGISPLEMGLMSLLVYAGSAQFVMCAMILAGAPLMSIAATIFFVNLRHFLLSLHTATIFQKNSLGSNFFIGSFLTDESYGVLLRKHLEDADVSPDWMYGNNLASYTAWVLFTILGNLIGSFIPNPEGLGLDFALVAMFVGIFAGQLEAMARQLPLKKIGWILLSVFWAYMGLVLITSSYIAVLVATLVGCFVGVMVDD, from the coding sequence GTGGAACAATCATTGGTGAGAGAAGGGGCGATTGCTGCGATTCCAACGGTCTTGGGCTATGCGAGTATCGGGCTAGCTTGTGGGATTGTTTCGGTTAATTCAGGCATTTCGCCTTTGGAAATGGGCTTGATGAGTTTGTTGGTCTATGCAGGAAGTGCGCAATTTGTGATGTGTGCCATGATTTTAGCAGGTGCACCTTTGATGTCCATCGCGGCGACAATCTTTTTTGTTAACCTGCGTCATTTTCTATTGAGCTTGCATACAGCGACCATATTTCAAAAAAATTCTTTGGGTTCTAATTTTTTTATCGGGTCTTTTTTGACAGATGAATCCTACGGTGTTTTGCTGCGCAAGCATTTGGAGGATGCAGATGTATCGCCTGACTGGATGTATGGTAATAATCTAGCTAGCTATACTGCATGGGTATTGTTTACCATTTTAGGCAATCTTATCGGCAGCTTCATTCCAAATCCGGAAGGGCTAGGGCTTGATTTTGCATTGGTAGCAATGTTTGTAGGAATTTTTGCAGGTCAGCTAGAAGCAATGGCTAGACAGCTTCCTTTAAAAAAGATTGGTTGGATTTTACTGAGTGTATTTTGGGCTTATATGGGGTTAGTTCTGATTACCTCTTCTTATATTGCGGTTCTTGTAGCGACCCTAGTCGGCTGTTTTGTGGGGGTGATGGTAGATGATTGA
- a CDS encoding AzlD domain-containing protein, translated as MIDRYVFVAILIALVVTWVPRVLPFVLTKGKSLPPLTLRFLRFLPLSIIFALTLSSIVDERVGHFPRFLPIETIALLPTFFVVLKTKNILLAVVVGVAVTAILRLISGF; from the coding sequence ATGATTGATCGGTATGTATTCGTGGCTATTCTCATTGCGTTAGTAGTGACCTGGGTGCCTAGGGTCTTGCCCTTTGTCTTGACCAAAGGAAAATCCCTGCCACCTCTTACCTTGCGTTTTTTACGTTTTCTGCCTCTTTCTATTATCTTTGCCTTGACCTTATCAAGTATAGTGGATGAAAGAGTGGGACATTTTCCACGCTTTCTGCCGATTGAAACAATAGCGTTGTTACCGACCTTTTTCGTCGTTTTAAAAACAAAGAATATTTTGCTCGCTGTGGTAGTGGGGGTAGCAGTTACGGCGATTTTACGCCTTATTTCAGGATTCTAA